TAACGGATCTCTTCTTTGATAACATTGAAGAAATTCTCGAGCTTCGTAAAATTTACCCAGACGGTTAGTTTCAGTTTAAACTAATTTAAAAAGAATTTAATAAAAAAGGCATTGACATTATTTCAATGCCTTTTTTTTGTTTTTAGTAATTATTGATTAATCAGCTTTTCAACCAGAAGTGGTTCAGGATGCTTCTTATTTCTCGCTAAGTGTAAGGAATCTTTTCTACATTTGTTTATACAGACTCCACATCCCATACATTTTTCTGGATCTATATGCATGCGCTTGCTGTGGACAGACATTGCGCCAAATGGACAATATTCCATACATTGCCCGCATCCTATGCATTTATGCGGGTCAACAATGGCAATATAGCCTGAAGGTGCTAGCATCGGGACGCCTTTCTTCATTGCCTCCATTGCGCCGCAGCAGCATGGGCAACAATTACATATCGCGTAAAATCTACCTAACATTACGTCCTTAAAAAATGCGTGGTGAACATGTCCTCTCGCATTCTCCGCTTCGAGAGTTCTTTCTGCCTCATCAATCGTAATGCGGTGTGCTTTTTTCCCATGATTCTGGATGACAAATGATGCGAAGGGTTCACCTACAATCAGGCACACATCCAGTGGGTGGCATGGGTTTTCTCTCGATGCTCGGCAAGGGCATTCAAGGGCTACAATGTGATCTGGTTCACTAAGTATAATGTCTCTAGCAGTCTCGTATGGCAAGACCCGTTCCGGCAGGGTCACGGAAACTTCGCGCCCGATATTTACGAGCTTAATAGCTTCGTCTGTTGTGATTATTTTTCCGTGGTAGGACTTCGCGAAATCCTTTTTTAACTGGTCTCTTTTTTCTTTATCGTCAGGGGATGCAACAAGGCTGGCAAAAAAGTCCGCGATGGGCGCAAGGTTGTTTTCGCCTAATGCTGCGCCAATATATGCTTTGGGCCAGCGTATATACATATAACCATGAAGAACGTCTTTGATGGACATGTTTTTATCTTCAAGGGCTTGCTTGAGGAACTTCCCGGTAGCTGAGTTCGGGATGAACTTATTTATTATTTTTTTCATAGCGGAACCTCTTATAATCATAATTACCAGAGCAGGAAAAAATAGTACAGGTTTTCTCGAAGTAACTTCACAAGATGAACGGGTTATGACAATGTTGCACTTGTAGTTGAGATCATGTGAGTTATCGGTTTTGAACAAGAGAGGAACCAATGGAAATTAAAGTTCGTAGGCACGGGGAAAGCGTTGTCGTCAGCATGGGGGAACGAATTGATGCCTATGGCTCGGTAGAACTTGATAAGGTTCTTAACGATCTTCTTTTGGACGAATCGCTAGCATGTATGGCTTTTGATATGGAAGGAGTCCGCTATATAAGCAGTGCCGGAATACGCAGTATAGTGAAGACGTTAAAGGCTCTTCGACAGCGTAAAGGCGCATTAGCTATATGCGGATTGCGCTCATATTGTAAAAATGTTCTCGATACTGCGGGCATGACCAGTTCTTTGGATATTTTTGTTTCGCGCAGTGATGCTATGAATTTTTTGCAGTCTGTGCAGTGGGAGCGTCAGGCTCTCGAGAATTGGGACAATCTTGAAAAAATGGATTCGCCTATAGGTGATTTTCGCTTTATTCCGGGGGACAACAGTCAAACCGAAATAAAAGTAATCGGTTCCATGGCGGATGTTTTGTATTCAAGGGTTAAGGAAAGCCGCATGTTTTCCCGCAGATTTTCACAGACAGAATATTCTATCGGAGTGGGCGGTTTAGGCGAGTCCCCCGAAGATTATATGAAGGTTTTGGGTGGTATGATTACCATCGGTGGAACCATGGGCTGGCTCCCTACCGATGGTCATGATTTAGCAGATTTTTTGGTCCCGCAAAATGATACTGGTTCAGTTTTAATCAGGACTCCTTTTAATCTGAGCATCGGCGGGGGATTTAATGAATATGTAATGTTTAATTCTTCCGAAGAAGGCGGCACAACTTTAGACAAGCTTTACAGAGGTTTGTTTTTGCTAGCCAGAAGGAGGAGGCGTGATTTTAAAGGGGTTCTCGGTGTTGCCGCTTGGACGCAGGTTAGTGAGCTGATGTCTGGAACTTTAAGACGTTCTCCCATTAGTGAATTCGCTCCCGAGAACGGGAGGAGTATTATTGATCCCATGAACCGCGATGATTGGTGGGCGCGAGATATTATGCCGCGACACCGGGATGTGACTTGTCTTACTTGCGGGGTTGGTGTCGATTTGTCGTGTGATCTTTCTGTCTTTGATCAGAGCGGACTTTACGCTGGCTTTTATATTGATCCATCGACCGCAGGTGATAAGGGGCAGATTCTTAATAACCACGGAGCTGTTTTTGAAAGGCTGAAAATGCCGGAAAAAATGGTTTCACTTGATAAATCTATCAGGCAAGTAGCCGCAAAAGCAGAATTTAAAGATATGCGGAGATTACGCGATAGCACCAGAGTTACTCGCGCCTTTATGGGCATAAGTTATATTCAAAAACTTTCTCAGGATACATCGGGTTGGCAGGGTTTAGGAGCAGAAGCAGCGGTAAGTCGTGGACTCGCCGACAAAAGATACCGTGAGGAAGCAGAATTCCCGTCTGTTCCTAAGAAAAGAGAAGAAGAAATCAACAAATTTCAGCATTTCCTTGAGGCGCAGCAAGCTAAGCTTGGTCTTAAAAAATAAGATTTAAGTTGTGTATAATTTATAGTATAAATCGATGTGTTAACGTTTATTAGTGTATGGATTTGCTTTGTAGAATTTGGAGGTAAAATGAAAAAAATCGTAATTATGTGCTTGATAGCATTGGGAATGTGTGCCGGTTCAGCTTTGGCTGGAGATGATACCATCAAAGTCGGTGTGCTTTATAATTTGACCGGGAATATGGCTGTGATTGATCAACCGGGTTTGCACGGAATGGAACTCGCTAGAGCCGTAATAAATAGTGAAGGTGGAGTGCTGGGCAAGAAGCTGAATTTAATCGTTGGAGATTGTCAGTCCAATCTTGAGAAAACAGCGATGGTTGCGGGCAATATTGCAAATGAAAAGGGTCTTGTTGCCGTTATTGGGTTAAATGATGCTGATTATGTGATGGCTGCAGCTCCTCCTGTGACGACAAAAGGGCTTCTTTTTGTCACCGCAGGAGCAACAATGCAGAATCTACCTTATATGTACGGTAAGAATTTTTTTATGGCGGCCTTTGGCGACAATATGCAGGCGCGCGCCGCCGCAAAGTTTGCCAAACGCAGACTTAACACTACACGCTGTTTCGTGGGTACGGATGTTTCCAGTGAATTCTGTAAAACCCTGTCAAAATATTTCAAGCGCAGATACCGTAAATATGGCGGAACCGTGGTTGATGAAGTCTGGTACAATGCTGGTGATAAGAGCTATCCACTACCGAAAGAAGCAGATAAGCCTGACGTATTTTTCATGTCCTCATTGCCTTTTGATGCACCTAAATATGTGATTGAAGCCCGTAAGGCCGGATTTGATCAGCCTATTGTTTCGGGGGACGGTTTTGATACTCCGGGGCTGGCTGACATACCGGACGAGTATGCTCATTCCATCTATTTTGCGACCCATGTAGCCTATGATAATCCGGCCCCTGAAGTTAGCAGCTTTGTTAAAAGTTACAAAAATATGTTTGGCGTAGAACCTGAAAGCGGATTTGCGGCTCTCGGATATGACACGGTGATGCTGCTTGCACAGGCTATGATCAGAGCAGGAACCACTGAGTCCGAGCCAGTACGCGCTGCAATGGCTTCCACTGTTGGGTTTAAAGGGGTTACTGGTGAGATTAATTATCCTGAGGGTATACGTGTTCCGAATAAAACGGTTGATATTGTAAAATTCACCAATGGAACATTTACTTTTGTGGAGCAGGTTTCTCCTAATTAAGTCGAGACTTTTAATTTGTTTACTCAATCTATGTCGGAGCTGATATGGAATTTAATATTGTTGTAGAGCCTGCGTCTACGTGGACTGCTGATGCTGTAATTTTCTTTGCATTTAAGGATACGGAAGAATATCTGCCGGGTTTTTCCGCGTGGATGTCTTCTGAGGCTGATTGGCTAGCTGGCTCTCCGGGACTTAATGATTTCAGCGGTGAACTTGGTAGTTCTACCGTTATTTATGGCTCTTCTACCTCTATTCAACGAGTTATGCTCGTGGGATTGGGAGATAAAGATGAGTTTGAAGTCGAGAAATTTCATCAGGCTGTGGCCGCCGCATTTTGCAAATGCCGTGAGCTAAAGTTCAGGATAGTCGGAGCTCCGCTAGTTGCTTTCGAAGGGCTGGTTCTCGAGGATATGCATGAGCATTTTGTGACAGCAGCCATGAGCGGCCTTTATTCTTATGATGAGTTCAAGACTAAAAAGGATGATAAAAAAGCGTTGCCTGAAATTGTTCGCTTGCTAACAGCAGAGACTCCGCCTGAAACATTTACCGCAGCTATTCATAAAGGACAGGCCATAGGTGCCGGAGTTGGTTGCACGCGCGACTTGGTTAATGCACCGCCTAATCTTGCTAATCCTGTTTTCTTGGCAGATGAGGCCAAAAAACTTGCTAAAGAATATGGCTTTAAATTTAAGGCTATGAAGCGCAAAGAGATTATTGAGAAAGGAATGGGGGCGTATGCTTCCGTATTTAAAGGCAGTAATGACGAGCCGCGTTTGATAACCCTCGAATATTGTCCCAAAGGGCGTGAAGGCGATAAGCCGCTTGTGCTGGTTGGGAAAGGGGTGACATTCGATACGGGTGGTATTTCGCTTAAGCCTACCGGGCATATTGAAGACATGAAATGCGACATGGCGGGGGCCGCCGCAATTTTTGGTTTCTTTAAGGCTATCGGCGAGCTTTCTCCTGATTTACCGGTTGTAGGTATTCTTCCCTGCGCTGACAATATGCCTGATGGGCTGGCAACAAGGCCTGGTGAGGTTGTGACCTCTTTTTCAGGTAAGACTGTTGAAATTTTGAACACCGATGCAGAAGGGCGTTTGCTGCTTTGTGATGCTCTCGCGTTTTCCGCAAAATTTGAGCCTGCCGCTATCATTGATTTAGCGACTCTTACAGGTGGATGTATTGTTGCTTTCGGCTGGAATGTCGGGGCTATTATGGATAATTCTCTTAAGCTTGAGAATCTGATTCTTGAGTCGGGTATGAAGGTTGGCGAAAGATTCTGGCCTCTGCCACTTTGGGATATCTATAAGGATGAGCTTAAAAGCGACGTTGCAGACCTGAAGAATGTTGGTTCGCGAGAGGGTGGGACCATTCATGCCGGAATGTTCTTAAAAGAATTTGTGCCCGAAGGTGTGCCTTGGGCGCATCTCGATATTGCTGGGCCTGCATGGCGCAAAGCTAAAACCGCAACCCTTGCAGCAGGTGGTACGGGATTCGGAGTTAAGACCTTGGTCGAACTGATGACCAGAATTGATTTGGAAGATATTTAAAGCATAAAAAGCTTCGCAGAGAACTCTGCGAAGCTTTTTTCTTTTTAGTATGCAATCCTATTGCTGATCTGTTAGTCTGCGAATAATTAGTTTGAAGTTGTTAAATTCAGGATCGCCGCCCTTTCATCGGGACGGTCATTTTAAGTAATTGAAAACAAGGCAGGTTTGAGAAATGGGTAAAACCAGACTCTACAAAGCGATTTATGAAATTACTAGAGCTATTAATTCCAGCTTGCGGCCGAAAAAGGTTCTTTCGCAGATAGCAGAGAAAGTTGCTAAAGAAATGGACGTGAAAGGCTGTTTCATCAGATTGCTCGACCGTAGTGGCGATGTCCTTCTAGCAGATGCTTCATATGGACTGAGTGAAAGATACGAGAAAAAAGGACCCGTCGAGGTTTCTAAAAGCCGTATTGATCAGGAAGTTCTAAAGGGCGCAATCTTAAGTATTGCTGATGTCCGCAATGATGATCGCTTTCAGTACCCGGAAGAGGCTGCAAAAGAGGGACTTGTTTCTCTCGTTGTATTGCCGCTGACCGCACGCGGGGAGAAGGTTATCGGAGTGCTCAGGGTATATTCAGGTGAGAAGCGTGAATTCTCAGAAGAGGAACTGGATTTCCTTAAATGTGTAGCAGATCTTTCAGGGCTTGCTCTGGAAAATGCACGCATGTTTCATGCTCTTAAAAGAGCAAGTGAGTTAGCTGACGATTACACTTACCGGGTCGATGACTGATCC
The sequence above is a segment of the Maridesulfovibrio frigidus DSM 17176 genome. Coding sequences within it:
- a CDS encoding DUF362 domain-containing protein; this translates as MKKIINKFIPNSATGKFLKQALEDKNMSIKDVLHGYMYIRWPKAYIGAALGENNLAPIADFFASLVASPDDKEKRDQLKKDFAKSYHGKIITTDEAIKLVNIGREVSVTLPERVLPYETARDIILSEPDHIVALECPCRASRENPCHPLDVCLIVGEPFASFVIQNHGKKAHRITIDEAERTLEAENARGHVHHAFFKDVMLGRFYAICNCCPCCCGAMEAMKKGVPMLAPSGYIAIVDPHKCIGCGQCMEYCPFGAMSVHSKRMHIDPEKCMGCGVCINKCRKDSLHLARNKKHPEPLLVEKLINQ
- a CDS encoding STAS domain-containing protein, yielding MEIKVRRHGESVVVSMGERIDAYGSVELDKVLNDLLLDESLACMAFDMEGVRYISSAGIRSIVKTLKALRQRKGALAICGLRSYCKNVLDTAGMTSSLDIFVSRSDAMNFLQSVQWERQALENWDNLEKMDSPIGDFRFIPGDNSQTEIKVIGSMADVLYSRVKESRMFSRRFSQTEYSIGVGGLGESPEDYMKVLGGMITIGGTMGWLPTDGHDLADFLVPQNDTGSVLIRTPFNLSIGGGFNEYVMFNSSEEGGTTLDKLYRGLFLLARRRRRDFKGVLGVAAWTQVSELMSGTLRRSPISEFAPENGRSIIDPMNRDDWWARDIMPRHRDVTCLTCGVGVDLSCDLSVFDQSGLYAGFYIDPSTAGDKGQILNNHGAVFERLKMPEKMVSLDKSIRQVAAKAEFKDMRRLRDSTRVTRAFMGISYIQKLSQDTSGWQGLGAEAAVSRGLADKRYREEAEFPSVPKKREEEINKFQHFLEAQQAKLGLKK
- a CDS encoding ABC transporter substrate-binding protein, with amino-acid sequence MKKIVIMCLIALGMCAGSALAGDDTIKVGVLYNLTGNMAVIDQPGLHGMELARAVINSEGGVLGKKLNLIVGDCQSNLEKTAMVAGNIANEKGLVAVIGLNDADYVMAAAPPVTTKGLLFVTAGATMQNLPYMYGKNFFMAAFGDNMQARAAAKFAKRRLNTTRCFVGTDVSSEFCKTLSKYFKRRYRKYGGTVVDEVWYNAGDKSYPLPKEADKPDVFFMSSLPFDAPKYVIEARKAGFDQPIVSGDGFDTPGLADIPDEYAHSIYFATHVAYDNPAPEVSSFVKSYKNMFGVEPESGFAALGYDTVMLLAQAMIRAGTTESEPVRAAMASTVGFKGVTGEINYPEGIRVPNKTVDIVKFTNGTFTFVEQVSPN
- a CDS encoding leucyl aminopeptidase; the encoded protein is MEFNIVVEPASTWTADAVIFFAFKDTEEYLPGFSAWMSSEADWLAGSPGLNDFSGELGSSTVIYGSSTSIQRVMLVGLGDKDEFEVEKFHQAVAAAFCKCRELKFRIVGAPLVAFEGLVLEDMHEHFVTAAMSGLYSYDEFKTKKDDKKALPEIVRLLTAETPPETFTAAIHKGQAIGAGVGCTRDLVNAPPNLANPVFLADEAKKLAKEYGFKFKAMKRKEIIEKGMGAYASVFKGSNDEPRLITLEYCPKGREGDKPLVLVGKGVTFDTGGISLKPTGHIEDMKCDMAGAAAIFGFFKAIGELSPDLPVVGILPCADNMPDGLATRPGEVVTSFSGKTVEILNTDAEGRLLLCDALAFSAKFEPAAIIDLATLTGGCIVAFGWNVGAIMDNSLKLENLILESGMKVGERFWPLPLWDIYKDELKSDVADLKNVGSREGGTIHAGMFLKEFVPEGVPWAHLDIAGPAWRKAKTATLAAGGTGFGVKTLVELMTRIDLEDI
- a CDS encoding GAF domain-containing protein, whose amino-acid sequence is MGKTRLYKAIYEITRAINSSLRPKKVLSQIAEKVAKEMDVKGCFIRLLDRSGDVLLADASYGLSERYEKKGPVEVSKSRIDQEVLKGAILSIADVRNDDRFQYPEEAAKEGLVSLVVLPLTARGEKVIGVLRVYSGEKREFSEEELDFLKCVADLSGLALENARMFHALKRASELADDYTYRVDD